Genomic window (Bosea vaviloviae):
AGGTCGATCGCCTCCTGCAGGTTGAGGCCGTGATGCACCCGGCGCAGGAACATGCCGAGCTGCCATTGCTCCTGCTGGTCGCCGCCCGGCGTGCCGAAGACGAGGCGCGGCTCGCCATTCTCGAAGGCGAGCGTCGGCGTCAGCGTCGTGCGCGGCCGCTTGAAGGGGGCGAGCGAGGCCGGCAGCCCTTCTTCCAGCCAGAAGGCCTGCGCCCGCGAATTCAGCGGGAAGCCGAGCGAAGGGATCACCGGCGAGGATTGCAGCCAGCCGCCCGAAGGCGTCGCGGCGATCATGTTGCCCCATTTGTCGATGACGTCGATATGGACGGTGTCGCCGCGCCGCCCGGCCGCGACCATCGAGGCCATGGTCGGCTCGCCGACGCTGGCGCCGCCCGTGCCCGACTGGCCGGCAATGCGGACGCCGGCGAGCATGCGCCCGACCTGTTCCTCGTACCCGGGGACCGTGCCGGGCCGCAATTCATGCGAGGCCCGCTCGCCGATAAGCTCGCGACGGCCGCTCGCATAATCCTCGGAGAGCAGCGTCGCCAGCGGCACCTTCACGAAATCCGGATCGCCGTAATAGGCCTCGCGGTCGGCGAAGCCGAGCTTCAGCGCCTCCGTGACATGATGCACGAAGGCGGCGCTGTTGGGGCCCATCCCGGCGATATCGATGCCCTCCAGGATCTTCAGCGTCTGCAGGAAGACCGGGCCCTGGCCCCAGGGGCCGATCTTGAAGACCTCCCAGCCATGATAGGTCACGCTCGTCGGCGTCTCGTAGCTCGGCTGCCAGCGCGCCATGTCGTCGGCGGTGAGCAGGCCCTTATGGCGGCGGCCCGACGAATCCATCGCCTCCGTCGTCCGGCAGAATGTGTCCATCGCTTCGGCGACGAAGCCCTTGTACCAGGCGTCATAGGCCGCCTGGATCTGTTCCTGCCGGTCGGAGCCGGCGGCTTCCGCTTCGGAGAGAAGGCGCTTGTAAGTGTCGGCGGCGGCCTGGTTGCGGAAGAGCTCCTTGGCCTTGGGCACATTGCCGCCGGGCAGATAGACCGCGCCCGATGTCGGCCATTCCCCGGTGAAGAGTTCAGTCAGTTCCGCGATCGAGTTCGAGACGCGCGGCAGCATCGGGTGGCCGTTCTCGAAATAGCCGATCGCGGGTTCGAGCACCTCGCGCAGGGGCAGGCGGCCATGGTCGCGCAGCAGCGTCATCCAGCCGCCGAAGGCGCCGGGCACCACGGTCGAGAGCAGGCCGGAGCCCGGGATCAGGTCGAGCCCGAGTGCCTTGAAGGCCTCGATCGTCGCGGCCTCGGGAGCGGGCCCCTGTGCGCAGAGAACCTCGACCTTCTTCGTTTCGGCCGAGTAGAACACCGCCGGCATGTCGCCGGCCGGGCCGACGAGGTGCGGTTCCACCACCTGCAGCACGAAAGCGGCCGCCGCGCAGGCGTCGAAGGCGTTGCCGCCCTTTTCCAGCATCGCCATGCCCGAGGCGGTGGCAAGCCAGTGCGTCGAGGTGACGACACCGAAGGTGCCGAGGATTTCGGGGCGGGTGGTGAACATGGTCAGTCTTCCTCAGGGCAGTGAAGGCCAGAAACAAAACACGCCGTCATTCCGGACAAGCCGCGTAGCGGCGCAGATCCGGAATCCATCGGAGGCCACCGAACTCTATGATGGATTCCGGATCTCCGCTCCGCTGCGTCCGGAATGACAGGGGGAGATCGAACGCAAGTCACCCCTCCTTCGGGTCGAGCGCGTCGCGCAGGCCGTCGCCGAGCAGGTTGAAGCCGAGCACGGCCAGGAAGATGGCGACGCCGGGCGCGACCGACATCCAGGGCGCCTGCTCCATGAAGTTCTTGGCGACGTTCAGCATCTGGCCCCAGGAGGGCGAGGGCGGCTGCTGGCCGAGGCCGAGGAAGGAGAGTGAGGCTTCCAGGATGATCGCCTGCGCCATGAACAATGTCGACTGCACGACGATGGGCGACATCGTGTTGGGCAGCACATGCACGAACATGAGGCGCAGGTCGCGCGCCCCCACGGCCCGCGCCCCCTCGACGAAATCCTCCGCCTTCACGCTCATCACCTGTCCGCGCACCAGCCGGATGAAGATCGGCACGGCCGAGAGGCCGATCGCGATCATCGCATTGGTCAGCGAGGGGCCAAGGATTGCGGCAAAGGCGATCGCAAGGATCAGGAAAGGGCAGGCGAGCATCGCTTCGGTCACGCGCGAGATCGCGATATCGATCCAGCCGCTATACCAGCCCGAGAGCAGGCCGAAGGGGATGCCGATCGCCAGCGCGATCAGGACGGAGACGATGCCGGCAAGCAGCGAGGTCTGCGCCCCGTAGAACAGGCGCGAGACCTGGTCGCGGCCGAGCTCGTCCGTGCCGAACCAGTAGAGCTCGGAGGGCGGCTTGCGGATGGCGAGGAAGTTCGACTTCAGCGGGTCGGCGAGCGGCAGCAGCGGGGCGAGCAGCGCCATCAGCACGAAGACGAGCACGATCGCGCCGCCGATCAGCGCCGAGCGGTTGCGCAGGAGCTTGCTGAGCGCGCTGCGGCGCGGGCGCGGAGCGGGCTCGATGGCGCTTGCGGGCGCGGTTGTTTCGAGGGTCACATCCGCCATCAGCCGCTCCTCAGGCGCGGGTTGACGAGGACATAGAGCACATCGGCCAGGAGGTTCATCAGGATGAAGCCGATCGCAGTGCAGAGCACGACGCCCTGGACCACGCCATAGTCGCGGTTGAACACGGCGTCGATGATCAGCTTGCCGAAGCCTGGGATGGTGAAGACCTGCTCGGTCAGGACGGCACCGGCGAGCAATTCGCCGAAGAGCAGCGTCGAGAGCGTGATGATCGGCACCAGCGCATTGCGCAGCGCATGCCGGTTCACCACCGTGTCCTCGTCGAGGCCCTTGGCGCGGGCGGTGCGGACATAGTCGGAGCGCAGCACCTCCAGCATCGCCGAACGGGTATGGCGCATGATGAAGGCGGCCAGCCCGCCGCCGAGCACGAAGGCCGGCATGATCAGGCGCTCGATCGAGGCTTTCGGATCGACGAAGATCGATTCGAAGCCCGAGGCCGGCAGCCATTTCAATTCGACCGAGACCACCAGGATCAGCATGATCCCGAGCCAGAAATGCGGGACCGACAGGCCAAACAGCGCGACCGCGCTCGCCGTGTAATCGGCCAGCGTGTCCTTGCGCCGCGCCGCGAT
Coding sequences:
- a CDS encoding ABC transporter permease, yielding MLALIGRRVLIALPTLFLVALFVFALQRALPGDPFLVIAGEERDPEVIAKLREIYRMDDPIFVQFFAWLGQVVQGDFGRSLRTGVPVLGLIWQKLGVTVQLAVASMIVAVGIGLPAGIIAARRKDTLADYTASAVALFGLSVPHFWLGIMLILVVSVELKWLPASGFESIFVDPKASIERLIMPAFVLGGGLAAFIMRHTRSAMLEVLRSDYVRTARAKGLDEDTVVNRHALRNALVPIITLSTLLFGELLAGAVLTEQVFTIPGFGKLIIDAVFNRDYGVVQGVVLCTAIGFILMNLLADVLYVLVNPRLRSG
- a CDS encoding gamma-glutamyltransferase family protein → MTMFTTRPEILGTFGVVTSTHWLATASGMAMLEKGGNAFDACAAAAFVLQVVEPHLVGPAGDMPAVFYSAETKKVEVLCAQGPAPEAATIEAFKALGLDLIPGSGLLSTVVPGAFGGWMTLLRDHGRLPLREVLEPAIGYFENGHPMLPRVSNSIAELTELFTGEWPTSGAVYLPGGNVPKAKELFRNQAAADTYKRLLSEAEAAGSDRQEQIQAAYDAWYKGFVAEAMDTFCRTTEAMDSSGRRHKGLLTADDMARWQPSYETPTSVTYHGWEVFKIGPWGQGPVFLQTLKILEGIDIAGMGPNSAAFVHHVTEALKLGFADREAYYGDPDFVKVPLATLLSEDYASGRRELIGERASHELRPGTVPGYEEQVGRMLAGVRIAGQSGTGGASVGEPTMASMVAAGRRGDTVHIDVIDKWGNMIAATPSGGWLQSSPVIPSLGFPLNSRAQAFWLEEGLPASLAPFKRPRTTLTPTLAFENGEPRLVFGTPGGDQQEQWQLGMFLRRVHHGLNLQEAIDLPLFHTQHFPSSFYPREARPGHLMVEESIGEAALADLVRRDHSLERAPAWTVGRLTAAEKSRNGLLRAAATPRLMQAYAAGR
- a CDS encoding ABC transporter permease, whose protein sequence is MADVTLETTAPASAIEPAPRPRRSALSKLLRNRSALIGGAIVLVFVLMALLAPLLPLADPLKSNFLAIRKPPSELYWFGTDELGRDQVSRLFYGAQTSLLAGIVSVLIALAIGIPFGLLSGWYSGWIDIAISRVTEAMLACPFLILAIAFAAILGPSLTNAMIAIGLSAVPIFIRLVRGQVMSVKAEDFVEGARAVGARDLRLMFVHVLPNTMSPIVVQSTLFMAQAIILEASLSFLGLGQQPPSPSWGQMLNVAKNFMEQAPWMSVAPGVAIFLAVLGFNLLGDGLRDALDPKEG